Genomic segment of Triticum aestivum cultivar Chinese Spring chromosome 6A, IWGSC CS RefSeq v2.1, whole genome shotgun sequence:
ATTCATCAACTGAGCCACTCATGCAGGGCTTGCGCCTCCTCTAATATATAGATATATAATATGTAGTACAATAGTAACTTGTAGGATCAGAATTAACACTGATAAAAAGTTCAGTACAGGTTAATCAATTCCCTCTCTCCTGCGTTCTTCTAGCTCGATctggcgccgccgccgacacgaTTCCACCAGCTAGCAGCACTCTGATAGATCGTCGATGAGGTTGTTGGAAGCATGCAAAATGCATGGTTTGATCTTGATCATGATATTCTTCTTCTACAGGGAGTAGTTGGAGCTTCTCATCATGGCCTGAGCCAGGTACTGGAGGTCcccggcgccgcctcctccgccgccctccACCTTGCCGCCGCAATGCTGCTGCAGCATGGACACGTCCCCACCCATGAGCTCTGGCAGAAGCGGTCCGCCGGTGGCGAAGCTGCCGCTATTGACCTCCTGCTGCCGGAGCAGGGAggcgatgctgctgctgctgctgtccggCCACTGATGGCTGACCGGCGAGGCGGTGCTCTGGACGCCGCACGCGATCTGCGCCCTGGCCTGCATCAGCTGCGCCTGCAGGATCGCCACCTGCAATAAGCAAGAAATCAAATCATCAGCTTGCGTCCATGACGGGAAGTGGCCAGCTGATTGATTGATCGACCGAAGGAGTGATCGGCAAGGaagaagatggaagaagaagaatgagacgAGCGCCGGACGGACCTGCTGCTGGAGGGCGAAGATCTGTGCGACGCAGCCGTAGACGGGGTCGCGGAGGCGGGACTGGGCCTCGTAGGTGATGGTGACGACGGCCTCGCAGCGGTCGGCCAGGGGCAGGTGCGCGAGCAGCTTGGCGGCGTTGCTGGCGCCGAAGACCTTGTGGATGGCCGCGAAGCGCGCCGCGCCCTGCTCGGAGCTGAAGTAGGGCGCGAAGACGCACTCGGCCACGCACCGCCGCCGCAGGAACTTACACGCCCCGCACGGCGACCCCGCCACCCCCGCAACACCACCACCAGCCGCCGCAGCCATCGATTG
This window contains:
- the LOC123131370 gene encoding LOB domain-containing protein 16; protein product: MAAAAGGGVAGVAGSPCGACKFLRRRCVAECVFAPYFSSEQGAARFAAIHKVFGASNAAKLLAHLPLADRCEAVVTITYEAQSRLRDPVYGCVAQIFALQQQVAILQAQLMQARAQIACGVQSTASPVSHQWPDSSSSSIASLLRQQEVNSGSFATGGPLLPELMGGDVSMLQQHCGGKVEGGGGGGAGDLQYLAQAMMRSSNYSL